From the genome of Pseudomonas sp. gcc21, one region includes:
- a CDS encoding homoserine dehydrogenase gives MKPVKVGICGLGTVGGGTFNVLQRNAAEIVRRAGRDIEVAQIATRRLNPACSLGDTEVVDDVFVLVNNPEIDIIVELIGGSDVAREVVLQAIANGKHVVTANKALIAVHGNEIFEAAREKGVMVAFEASVAGGIPIIKALREGLAANRIDWVAGIINGTGNFILTEMRDKGRTFADVLAEAQALGYAEADPTFDVEGIDAAHKLTIIASIAFGIPLQFDKAYTEGITQLTTADVNYAEEFGYRIKHLGIARRTESGVELRVHPTLIPADRLLANVKGVMNAVMVNGDAVGSTLYYGAGAGAEPTASAVVADIIDVVRTLTTDPNNRVPHLAFQADSLSDFPVLPVGDVNTAYYLRLHAKDRPGVLAKVASILSERGINIESIIQKEAEEQDGLVPIILMTHRVREQSMNEAIAALEALDDIAAPLMRIRVEQLN, from the coding sequence TTGAAACCGGTCAAAGTTGGAATATGTGGTCTGGGCACCGTTGGCGGTGGCACCTTTAACGTCCTGCAACGCAACGCAGCGGAAATCGTGCGGCGCGCCGGGCGTGATATTGAGGTGGCACAGATTGCCACGCGGCGGCTCAACCCGGCGTGCAGCCTCGGCGACACCGAGGTGGTCGACGATGTGTTTGTGCTGGTCAACAATCCTGAAATCGACATTATCGTCGAGCTGATCGGTGGCAGTGACGTCGCCAGAGAAGTGGTGCTGCAGGCGATCGCCAATGGCAAGCACGTCGTCACCGCCAACAAGGCCCTGATTGCCGTGCACGGCAACGAAATCTTTGAGGCTGCGCGTGAAAAGGGGGTTATGGTTGCCTTTGAGGCGTCCGTGGCCGGCGGTATCCCGATCATCAAGGCGCTGCGTGAAGGCCTGGCGGCTAACCGGATTGACTGGGTTGCTGGCATCATCAACGGTACCGGCAACTTCATTCTCACCGAGATGCGCGACAAGGGCCGGACCTTCGCCGATGTACTGGCTGAAGCGCAGGCACTTGGGTACGCAGAAGCTGATCCGACCTTCGATGTGGAAGGGATCGACGCGGCACACAAGCTGACTATCATTGCCTCCATTGCATTCGGCATTCCGCTGCAGTTCGACAAGGCCTACACCGAAGGCATCACTCAGCTGACCACGGCCGACGTGAATTATGCCGAGGAATTTGGCTATCGCATCAAGCATCTGGGTATTGCACGGCGCACCGAGTCCGGTGTTGAGTTGCGGGTACATCCGACATTGATCCCGGCCGACAGGTTGCTGGCCAATGTCAAAGGCGTGATGAACGCAGTCATGGTCAACGGTGACGCGGTCGGCTCCACGCTGTATTACGGTGCCGGGGCAGGTGCGGAACCTACCGCCTCTGCAGTCGTGGCGGACATCATTGATGTGGTGCGCACGCTTACGACCGATCCGAACAATCGGGTTCCGCATCTGGCGTTCCAGGCCGACTCGCTGTCCGATTTCCCGGTATTGCCGGTAGGGGATGTGAACACAGCTTACTATCTGCGCCTGCATGCCAAGGACCGTCCCGGTGTGCTGGCCAAAGTCGCTTCGATCCTCTCCGAGCGCGGCATTAATATCGAATCGATTATCCAGAAGGAAGCCGAGGAGCAGGATGGCTTGGTGCCGATCATTCTGATGACGCACCGCGTGCGTGAACAGAGCATGAACGAAGCCATCGCGGCTCTGGAAGCACTGGATGATATCGCTGCGCCGCTGATGCGGATCCGGGTAGAACAACTTAACTAA
- the trmD gene encoding tRNA (guanosine(37)-N1)-methyltransferase TrmD, producing MWAGVVTLFPEMFTALTDYGVTGRAVKRGQLSVAFSNPRDHAHDRHRTVDDRPFGGGPGMLMKVEPLLEAIEAIRQQAPTPPRVIYLSPQGQPLSQKRAAELAQLESVVLLCGRYEGIDERIIERCVDEEVSIGDYVLSGGELGAMVLLDAMTRLIPGVLGHADSAVEDSFSEGWLDCPHYTRPEEFAGQRVPEVLLSGNHALIRRWRLKQSLGRTWQRRPELLEDLMLSKEQQQLLAEFIREQETDNH from the coding sequence GTGTGGGCCGGTGTAGTTACCCTGTTTCCCGAGATGTTTACGGCACTTACCGATTACGGCGTAACCGGTCGTGCGGTAAAGCGTGGCCAGCTGAGCGTTGCGTTCAGTAATCCCCGTGATCACGCCCATGATCGTCATCGAACTGTCGATGATCGGCCATTTGGTGGTGGACCGGGAATGCTGATGAAGGTGGAACCCCTGCTCGAAGCCATCGAGGCTATCCGGCAGCAGGCCCCAACGCCTCCACGGGTGATCTACCTTTCACCCCAGGGTCAGCCGCTCAGCCAGAAACGGGCCGCGGAGCTGGCGCAGCTGGAAAGCGTCGTGCTGCTGTGCGGACGCTACGAAGGCATTGACGAGCGTATTATTGAGCGCTGTGTCGATGAAGAAGTGTCCATCGGCGATTACGTGCTCTCCGGTGGTGAGCTGGGGGCCATGGTGCTCCTGGATGCAATGACCCGTCTGATTCCCGGCGTGCTCGGGCATGCGGATTCTGCGGTAGAAGATTCGTTCTCGGAAGGGTGGCTGGATTGTCCACACTACACCCGGCCGGAAGAGTTTGCAGGGCAGCGCGTACCGGAGGTGCTGCTCAGTGGTAATCACGCGTTAATCCGGCGCTGGCGACTCAAGCAGTCCCTGGGCAGAACCTGGCAACGCCGGCCAGAGTTGCTCGAGGATCTTATGCTGAGCAAAGAACAGCAACAGCTGCTGGCGGAATTCATCCGCGAGCAGGAAACCGATAACCATTAG
- the rplS gene encoding 50S ribosomal protein L19 gives MMSNIIAQIEAEQMTKEIPAFAPGDTVIVQVKVKEGDRQRLQAFEGVVIGKRSRGLNSAFTVRKISNGFGVERTFQTYSPLIDSINVKRRGDVRKAKLYYLRELSGKAARIKEKLG, from the coding sequence ATGATGTCCAATATTATTGCCCAGATCGAAGCTGAACAGATGACCAAAGAGATCCCCGCGTTCGCGCCGGGCGATACTGTTATTGTTCAGGTAAAAGTAAAGGAAGGTGATCGTCAGCGTCTGCAGGCCTTCGAAGGCGTGGTTATCGGTAAGCGTAGCCGTGGGCTGAACTCTGCCTTCACAGTGCGCAAGATCTCCAACGGCTTCGGCGTAGAGCGTACTTTCCAGACCTACTCGCCGCTGATCGATAGCATCAACGTCAAGCGTCGCGGTGATGTTCGCAAAGCCAAGCTGTACTACCTGCGTGAACTGTCCGGCAAGGCCGCACGTATCAAGGAAAAGCTGGGCTGA
- the xerD gene encoding site-specific tyrosine recombinase XerD: MRAIERYLESLWLERGLSRQTLTAYRTDLELLSGWLTQRRSGLLAATRTMLMEHLAWRIGKGYHARSTARHLSCLRGFYRHALRQSLIAEDPTLDIALPKLGRSLPKSLSEADVEALLDAPDVDDSLGLRDRCMLEVLYACGLRVTELVELRLDQVNIRQGVVRVTGKGNKERLVPLGEEALSWLDRYMRESRPALLNGQPSDVLFPSKRARQMTRQTFWHRIKLHAAQANIRSALSPHTLRHAFATHLLNHGADLRVVQMLLGHTDLSTTQIYTHVARHRLKDLHASHHPRG, from the coding sequence ATGCGTGCCATCGAGCGCTATCTCGAAAGCTTGTGGCTGGAACGCGGACTGTCGCGCCAGACCCTGACCGCCTATCGCACCGATCTTGAGTTATTGAGTGGTTGGTTGACTCAGCGCCGCTCGGGCCTGCTGGCAGCCACACGAACAATGCTGATGGAGCATTTGGCCTGGCGTATCGGCAAGGGTTATCACGCCCGCTCAACAGCACGGCATTTGTCCTGCCTCCGCGGCTTTTATCGACACGCGCTGCGTCAGAGTTTGATTGCTGAAGATCCCACGCTGGACATCGCATTGCCCAAGCTGGGACGTTCGCTACCCAAGTCCCTCAGCGAGGCGGATGTCGAGGCGCTACTGGATGCGCCAGACGTCGATGACTCCCTGGGACTACGTGATCGTTGCATGCTCGAAGTGCTTTATGCGTGCGGTCTACGGGTTACCGAGCTGGTTGAGCTGCGGCTGGATCAGGTTAATATTCGGCAGGGTGTCGTGCGGGTAACCGGCAAGGGTAACAAGGAGCGGCTGGTGCCGCTCGGTGAGGAGGCGTTGAGCTGGCTCGATAGGTACATGCGCGAGTCCCGCCCGGCTTTGCTCAACGGTCAGCCCAGTGATGTGCTGTTTCCCAGCAAGCGGGCGCGGCAGATGACCCGGCAAACGTTCTGGCACCGGATCAAGCTTCACGCCGCACAGGCGAACATTCGCAGTGCGTTGTCACCGCATACCCTGAGGCATGCGTTTGCCACCCATTTGCTCAACCATGGCGCGGACCTGCGTGTGGTACAAATGCTTCTTGGTCACACCGATCTGTCTACTACGCAGATCTACACTCACGTCGCACGCCATCGCCTGAAGGATCTGCACGCCAGCCATCATCCACGTGGGTGA
- the dsbC gene encoding bifunctional protein-disulfide isomerase/oxidoreductase DsbC: MRFRYVAGCLLALCAAQVSADAEKAIRASLDKLNLSGDIKAVSPAPVGGLYQVQLASGRLLYVSEDGSYIIQGAIFDVSGAQPRNLTAEAEARGIGEAIDAIPENELVVFPAKERKAHITVFTDTDCGYCRKLHTEVDELNKLGIEVRYAAFPRGGMSTETARTMQSIWCAEDQQAAMTRAKQGDSVKEATCDNPVAKHFELGRQVGVQGTPAIFLGNGVLIPGYKPAAALAKEALANQ; the protein is encoded by the coding sequence ATGCGTTTCAGATATGTTGCCGGCTGTCTGCTGGCCCTGTGCGCTGCGCAGGTCTCGGCTGATGCCGAAAAAGCCATCCGCGCCAGTCTCGACAAACTCAACCTGAGCGGCGACATCAAGGCGGTAAGTCCCGCGCCTGTTGGCGGCCTGTATCAGGTGCAGCTTGCAAGTGGTCGCCTGTTGTATGTCAGCGAAGATGGAAGCTACATCATCCAGGGCGCGATATTTGATGTCAGCGGAGCGCAGCCGCGCAATCTGACTGCCGAGGCTGAAGCCAGAGGCATCGGTGAAGCGATTGATGCGATCCCGGAAAACGAACTCGTGGTCTTTCCTGCCAAAGAACGGAAGGCTCATATCACCGTGTTCACTGACACGGATTGCGGTTATTGCCGCAAGTTGCACACCGAAGTAGACGAGTTGAACAAGCTGGGGATCGAAGTTCGCTACGCGGCCTTTCCGCGTGGCGGCATGTCGACCGAGACAGCACGCACCATGCAGTCGATCTGGTGCGCCGAGGATCAGCAAGCAGCCATGACCCGCGCCAAGCAGGGTGACAGCGTGAAAGAAGCGACCTGCGATAATCCGGTCGCCAAGCATTTTGAGCTCGGTCGTCAGGTTGGGGTACAGGGTACTCCTGCGATTTTCCTGGGTAATGGCGTGCTGATTCCTGGCTACAAGCCAGCTGCAGCATTGGCCAAGGAAGCCCTCGCTAACCAGTAG
- the rimM gene encoding ribosome maturation factor RimM (Essential for efficient processing of 16S rRNA), whose translation MTSVPESAESPLVVLGKIVGAHGIRGAVKVYSHTDPLDNILDYPQWTLRKGAETRTVTFTDARIQGRVLVVQLKGLNDRNQALDLTDFEICVVQDALPGLDEGEFYWHQLEGLQVVTLEGQLLGRIDHLLETGSNDVFVVKPCEGSLDQRERLLPYLPDQYVKDINLSTGIVQVDWDPEF comes from the coding sequence ATGACCAGCGTGCCTGAGTCCGCTGAATCACCTCTGGTGGTTCTCGGCAAGATTGTCGGGGCTCATGGAATTCGCGGGGCGGTCAAGGTGTATTCGCATACCGACCCGCTGGATAACATTCTGGACTATCCGCAGTGGACGCTCCGCAAGGGCGCCGAAACGCGGACAGTAACCTTCACCGATGCCCGAATTCAGGGCCGGGTGCTGGTGGTGCAGCTCAAAGGGCTGAACGACCGCAACCAGGCGCTTGATCTGACGGACTTCGAGATATGTGTAGTGCAAGACGCGCTCCCTGGTCTCGATGAAGGTGAGTTTTACTGGCACCAGTTGGAAGGTTTGCAGGTAGTGACCCTCGAAGGTCAGTTGCTTGGTCGCATAGACCATCTATTGGAAACCGGTTCCAACGACGTGTTTGTGGTCAAGCCCTGCGAAGGCAGTCTGGATCAGCGTGAACGGCTATTGCCGTATCTGCCGGACCAGTACGTGAAAGATATCAATCTGAGCACAGGTATTGTGCAGGTTGACTGGGATCCGGAGTTCTGA
- the rpsP gene encoding 30S ribosomal protein S16, whose translation MVTIRLARGGSKKRPFYHLTVANSRNARDGRFVERVGFFNPVAAGAETRLSVNQERVAYWLSQGAQPSERVASLLKENQASA comes from the coding sequence ATGGTAACCATTCGTCTAGCTCGTGGTGGCTCCAAGAAGCGCCCCTTCTATCATCTGACCGTCGCTAACAGCCGCAACGCCCGTGATGGCCGTTTCGTAGAGCGTGTAGGTTTCTTCAACCCGGTTGCTGCCGGTGCTGAAACCCGCCTGTCGGTCAACCAGGAGCGCGTAGCTTACTGGCTGAGCCAGGGTGCACAGCCGTCTGAGCGTGTTGCATCACTGCTGAAGGAAAATCAGGCTTCTGCCTGA